One region of Choristoneura fumiferana chromosome 3, NRCan_CFum_1, whole genome shotgun sequence genomic DNA includes:
- the LOC141426816 gene encoding uncharacterized protein, whose product MERRKASPEQLNMLLHFLEEDKELAIGKFTGLEGRIRQTNAWIKITEKLNANSGFGSGAIKTPDKWQQTWRDWKSNVKKKAFKIRKSRFTPGCNANTQLSDSEEKILRLICTNTSVFGLPGVPETSVISSNHMIPTQSSVSNEMCSSDPSTSNIKWPSDPHHFSQADIDMSLNDGVGHDVDQAIGSNEVSSAPVAGKPLWKRGRPVRLVHDRLLNLEEERIKIEKQKLLEKKRCNNIRLKMEKDRIEIEKQRNVLLEKLLAAVEVVVHR is encoded by the exons ATGGAAAGGCGTAAAGCTAGTCCCGAGCAGTTGAACATGCTTCTGCATTTCCTTGAGGAAGACAAAGAACTGGCTATTGGAAAGTTTACGGGGTTGGAAGGCAGAATTCGGCAAACCAATGCGTGGATTAAAATTACTGAAAAACTTAATGCAAACTCGGGTTTTGGGTCTGGTGCAATAAAAACTCCTGATAAATGGCAACAG ACATGGAGAGACTGGAAATCAAATGTAAAAaagaaagcttttaaaataagaaaaagtcGTTTTACTCCTGGCTGCAATGCAAACACGCAGCTCTCGGACTCTGAAGAAAAGATCTTGAGACTCATATGCACAAATACATCAGTGTTTGGTCTTCCTGGGGTTCCTGAAACATCAGTTATCTCTTCAAATCATATG ATCCCAACACAGAGCAGTGTTTCAAATGAGATGTGCAGTTCAGATCCTTCTACCAGTAATATA aaatggcCTTCAGACCCGCATCATTTTAGTCAAGCAGACATTGACATGAGCTTAAATGATGGAGTTGGCCATGATGTTGACCAAGCCATAGGGTCCAATGAAGTGTCCTCTGCACCAGTGGCAGGGAAACCGTTATGGAAACGAGGAAGGCCAGTCC GACTGGTTCATGACAGGCTTTTAAACTTGGAAgaggaaagaataaaaatagagaAGCAAAAACTTTTGGAAAAGAAGAGATGCAATAATATAAGACTCAAAATGGAGAAAGATAGAATTGAAATTGAGAAGCAAAGAAATGTTTTATTAGAAAA GCTACTAGCAGCTGTTGAAGTAGTAGTTCACCGATAA